GTCATTCTGATAATATATGCTTCCTTTTGCTCCTAGTTTCTCGGCAATCTGAATAAGAGATTTTTCAATCTCAGCTCCAAAATCTCCAATGATAAAAGCTACCTCTTCAATTTTTTCTCCTGCAACTTTAGCAATATCCTCCACTAATCTCTGTACGATAGGTTTTCCTGCGATAGGAATAAGTGGCTTGGGAACTGTAAGTGTATGTGGACGTAATCTGGAACCACGTCCAGCCATTGGAACAATAATTTTCATAGATGATATAAAGATGTTTTTTTGTTTAAATGTAGGTTATTTTTTTATTAAATATAATAAATTAAACGTTTCTCAAAAACGTAATACTTATCATATCTAATGATTCTGTTTACTATTTTTTAGGCTTAATAGTTATCAAAAGAGAGACCAATTTTAGTTTTTTCTGATTCTTGATAGAATCATGTTTTTTTCAGAATAAATCAAAATTCCTACAAATATTAAAAATAATAAATTACTGGTAAGAATATTATAGTTGAAATATTTTACAATGATAAAACTAAAAACTCCCAGCAATATGAGGAAGAAAGACATTTTCTTCATTCTGTATGGGATAGGGTAATATTTTTGACCTAGTATATAAGATATAATCATCATGATGACATAGGCTCCGAAAGTTGCCCATGCAGAACCAATCATACTGTGATAATAGCTTAATGCCAAGTAGTTTAAAGCAATATTGATACCTGCTCCAATCCATGAGATAATAGTCCCGACACTTGTTCTGTCTGTAACTTTATACCATGTGGAAAAGTTATAATATATTCCGAAGCAAAGATTTGCAACAACAATAATCGGGATGATATCTATTGCAATCCAATAAGATTTGTTAGGGATAAATACTTCTTTCAGCCAGGAGATATTCGCAATGATTCCCAAGGCAACCGCACAGGCGAAAAAAGCGAAGTATTCTGCAACTTTAGCATAAGTTTTCTTGGCATCACCCTTGTCCATTTGCTTAAAGAAGAAAGGCTCAATACCCATTCGGTAAGCTGTTACAAATAATGTCATTAGTACTGCCAGTTTATAACAGCCTCCATAGGCTCCGGCCTGTACGTCTGAAATATGATTCCTCTGGATTGATTTATCAAAATTTTCATTAACCATAAAAGCAAGACCTGCCAGCATGAGCGGGAATGAATACTTGATCATACGGCTAAATAAAGAAGTTACAAATTGGAATCTTACTTTCAATATAATAGGGAGTAATAGTAAAAAGCCTAAGGCACTTCCTGCTAAATTACTGAAGAAAGGATAATCTACACTTTGATCCAAACCAAAACTTCTGGATATATTTTCCGGGATCCAAAAGAATAAAGCTGCTGTAAAAACGGCTTGGAATATGGCTTGAACAACTCTTACTGCAGAATATTTAATAGGTTTATTATGAAAACGGAGCCATGCAAAAGGGATTACTAGCAAATTGTCGAAAAAGGCAATTAAAGCAAACCACTTAATGTATTCAGGATTGTTATGATATCCTAGATAATCAGCAATAGGCTGATTGAATAAATAGCATAACGCGAGAAATACAGTGGAAGTTGAGAACAAAAACCAAAACGATGTGTTGAAAGTTTTTTTCTCATTGTTATCTTCAGCAGAAAACCGAAAATAAGCTGTTTCAAAACCGAATGAAAGTATAATATTAACAAATGAAATCCATGCGTAAAGTTGCGTGAAAATCGCAAAACCTTCATTGGGAATTTTGTATATCAAAAGTGGATTAAGGATGAATAGGATAATTCTTGGTGCTATAGCCCCTACTCCATAAATGATTGTTTGCCCTAATAGTTTCTTATACAATTCGAAAAATTTTATGCAAATGTAAATATTTAGAAATTGATTTATTGCGAGTGATATTAAAATTCATCCATAAACCTTAATTTTGCTATTTATAGAAGCTAGATATTAGAAGTTAGAATTTAGTAATTCCATTTTTAACTTAAAAAATTCTCTAGTTTCTAGTATCTAATCTATAATTTCTAAAAAGTAAAATGAAAACCCTTATCCAAAACGTAAACATCGTAAACGAAGGAAAAGTCTTTGAGAGCGATATCTTAATAGAAAATGACTTAATTTCTAAAATAGGTTCAGGTATTGCTGAAAGTGCAGATCAAATCATTGACGGTTCCGGAAAATATCTTCTTCCGGGAGTAATTGATGACCAGGTGCATTTTCGTGATCCGGGCTTAACCCATAAAGGGGATATTGAAACTGAATCAAGATCAGCTATTGCCGGAGGGGTAACCAGCTTTATCGATCAGCCTAATACTGTTCCGAATGCTGTTACTCAGGAATTATTAGCAGACAAGTACGAAATAGCTTCTCATAAAGCTTATGCTAACTATGGTTTTATGATGGGAGGAACCAATGATAATCTTGAGGAGGTTTTAAAAACAAATCCTAGAAATGTTCCGGGAATTAAATTATTCCTAGGTTCATCTACAGGAAATATGTTGGTTGACAATCCTGAAACATTGGAAAATATTTTCAACAATACCAAAATGCTGATTGCAGTTCATTGTGAAGATGAGGCAACCATCAGAGCGAATACCCAAAAATACATGGATGAATATGGTGAAGATATCCCGGTTAAGTTTCATCACCTGATCAGAAGTGAAGAAGCTTGCTATAAATCTTCTTCCAAGGCCATTGAACTGGCTCAGAAAACAGGAGCAAGACTTCACGTTTTCCATCTTTCAACTGCTAAGGAAATGGAACTTTTCAGAAATGATATTCCTTTGAAAGATAAAAAGATTACTGCTGAGGTTTGTGTTCATCATTTAACATTTACCAATGAGGACTACGAAACAAAAGGAGGTTTAATCAAGTGGAATCCTGCTGTAAAAACACAAAAAGATAAAGATGCTCTGTGGGAAGCGCTTCTTGATGACAGAATTGACGTAATTGCTACAGACCATGCGCCACATACTGCTGAAGAAAAACAGAATGTATATACAAAATGCCCGTCAGGAGCACCATTGGTACAACATTCATTAGTTGTGATGCTGGAAAACTATAAGAATGGTAAAATTTCTCTGGAAAAAATTGTTGAAAAGATGTGTCATAACCCTGCTATTCTTTTCAGAGTAGAGAAAAGAGGATTTGTAAAAGAGGGATATAAAGCAGATCTTGTTTTGGTAGATTTAGATGAAGACTGGATTGTTTCCAAAGATAATTTACTTTACAAATGTGGTTGGAGTCCGTTGGAAGGGATGAATTTCCATTCTAAGGTTACCCATACTTTTGTAAATGGACATTTGGTATATGATAATGGGAAAATTGCAGAAGAGAAATTCGGAGAAAGATTACTTTTTGAAGCGAGAGATTAATAGTAAAATTGTAAAAAACATATTGAATACTATAAATTCAATAGGAGCGGGCTTTAGCCCGCTCTCGTTATTTATAGATCTTCCATTGGCTTTAGCCAAAACTTATTTTTAGCTCTCGCAGATCTGGGAGATTACGCAAATTTTAAAACTCAATCATCTGCTAAATCCGCAAAATCTGCGAGAATATTTTACTTCTTCGCTTTGCTTCCCATATAGAAAGTGAGCTTCCCTCCAGTCATAATTTCAGAATGCTTCAATGTGAAATTTTTAATCTCTTTTCCATTGAGAAGAACCTTTTGAACATAGACATTTTTAGGACCTTGATTTACGGCTTCAATTTCAAAGGTTTTTCCGTTTTCCAGGTTTAAAACAGCATGATCAATAGCAGGGCTTCCGATTGAATAATCTTCAGAGCCTGGTGCAACAGGATAAAAACCAAGTGAACTCAAAATATACCACGCACTCATTTGCCCGGTATCATCATTTCCACCCAATCCATCAGGAGTTGCCTTGTATTGCATTTCAAGAATGTGACGGATCTGTGATTGGGTTTTCCAGGGTTGTCCTGCCCAGTTATAAAGATAGGCTACATGATGTGCAGGTTCATTTCCGTGAACATATCCACCAATG
This genomic interval from Chryseobacterium joostei contains the following:
- a CDS encoding oligosaccharide flippase family protein, producing MYKKLLGQTIIYGVGAIAPRIILFILNPLLIYKIPNEGFAIFTQLYAWISFVNIILSFGFETAYFRFSAEDNNEKKTFNTSFWFLFSTSTVFLALCYLFNQPIADYLGYHNNPEYIKWFALIAFFDNLLVIPFAWLRFHNKPIKYSAVRVVQAIFQAVFTAALFFWIPENISRSFGLDQSVDYPFFSNLAGSALGFLLLLPIILKVRFQFVTSLFSRMIKYSFPLMLAGLAFMVNENFDKSIQRNHISDVQAGAYGGCYKLAVLMTLFVTAYRMGIEPFFFKQMDKGDAKKTYAKVAEYFAFFACAVALGIIANISWLKEVFIPNKSYWIAIDIIPIIVVANLCFGIYYNFSTWYKVTDRTSVGTIISWIGAGINIALNYLALSYYHSMIGSAWATFGAYVIMMIISYILGQKYYPIPYRMKKMSFFLILLGVFSFIIVKYFNYNILTSNLLFLIFVGILIYSEKNMILSRIRKN
- a CDS encoding dihydroorotase, whose product is MKTLIQNVNIVNEGKVFESDILIENDLISKIGSGIAESADQIIDGSGKYLLPGVIDDQVHFRDPGLTHKGDIETESRSAIAGGVTSFIDQPNTVPNAVTQELLADKYEIASHKAYANYGFMMGGTNDNLEEVLKTNPRNVPGIKLFLGSSTGNMLVDNPETLENIFNNTKMLIAVHCEDEATIRANTQKYMDEYGEDIPVKFHHLIRSEEACYKSSSKAIELAQKTGARLHVFHLSTAKEMELFRNDIPLKDKKITAEVCVHHLTFTNEDYETKGGLIKWNPAVKTQKDKDALWEALLDDRIDVIATDHAPHTAEEKQNVYTKCPSGAPLVQHSLVVMLENYKNGKISLEKIVEKMCHNPAILFRVEKRGFVKEGYKADLVLVDLDEDWIVSKDNLLYKCGWSPLEGMNFHSKVTHTFVNGHLVYDNGKIAEEKFGERLLFEARD